The stretch of DNA GCTTAGAGGAGAGTTTACAAATGGCCTCTTCTCCTAATGTCAAAAGGGCGGTTAAGAAGGGATGTGatgggggcccagcgtgatagcatagtggttaaagtcctcgccttgcacacccgggatcccatatggtcactggttctaatccaggctgccccacttcccatccagctccttgcttgtgctctgggaaagtagttgaggacagcccaaagccttgggaccctgcacccgcgtgggagacccagaagagctcctggctcctggctttggattggctcagctccagccgttgtgctcactctctttctctcctcttctctgtatatctgcctttccaataaaaataaataaatctttaaaaaaaaaaaaagaagggatgtGATGGAACTCTGTGTGGCATTGTTTTTGCATGTCTCTCTCTTGGTATCAAATTCAGACAGCCTTTCTCTAGTTCAGCTCTCAGGAAAGCAAAGCATTTGGCTTGAGCTTGTCCTAGGGTGAACAAAATGAGATGGGAAAAGCACAACACTGAGGAAGGGGATTTGTAAATCCTTCGGGGTTGCTGGAAATATGGTGCCCAGagctcctgggcacagggactcCCCAGGGCAGCTGCGTATTGCACCCAGCACTCAGCTTGCAATGCACCCACCAGGACACGCAGTGCAGAGCAGCCACCTAGACAGAAGGACAGCATGTGTCCCTGAGGGAGTGGGACTGCCTCCATTCACTCCAATCCCCAGTGCTCAGGCTGCCCAGCCAAGCCCTGCTTTCCTGAGGCTGAGCTCATCCCCACGGTCAGGCCACCAGGCAGCATCTGAAGTGCCAGTGACTGCCACCTAGCACACCGCAAAGAAGGGCCTCCAGTATGTCTGCCTGGAGGAGCCAACTTCATTTCTAGTGTAGGAAGAAAGTGCATTCCTCCTTTTACAGGCCCTTGAATCACGTTCAAGCCATGGGATTGAGGAGAAAGGCAAGGGGACAGGAagcctgggctctgggcttcACCTTGTCATTGCCCAGCTGTGTGGCCCTGgggatgtcctggcagctctccaaACCTCTGTTCATCCTTGGGTTTGAACTTGAGACTGAGGGGTTGTCAGTGGCTGTCGGGGAGCCCAagccctccccagcccagggagAGGGAAGGGTGCTGGGAGAGTTCTGGGTCACAAATTACCAATTGCCAATCCAGACCAGCCCATTTTGGAAATCCCTTTCTGTTCCATCAGTCCACCATTCTAAACTCCCTCCAGCTGGCTGACCAAATCTGCCTATGGCATTTTCACTTTAGTACCACATGGAATTTCTAATCTGGTAAATCAGTTACCAACAGTGAAAACTCAGGAAGTGCCCCCACAAAAGTCGGCATCGGTCATCTGAGTGGGAGTTGGAGCTTGCCCTTCCAACATGCTTCCAAATCACTTCACTCACTCCCTGCCACCTGCGTCACCTCTGCCCTaaccctcccagcctcctctACCCCCACACACTTGCCTTCGTCAGGGGCGTTTTCATCCCACACAGACCACATCTGGACGCTGAAGAAGGGCGCCCAGCAAGCGATGTAGGCCAGCACGATGACGGAGGTCATCTTCACCGTCCTCATCTTGGCCCGGGAGATGGTACTGACACTGCTCACGCGGGAGGGCAGCCCCAAGGCGGCTGCAGGGGGAGCAGAGGGTGGGGTCCCATCCCAGGCCCTCCAGTCCCTTCCTTCTGCCCTGTAGGCCTGTGTCTTGACTTTTAGGTTCTTACAGATCTCATGGCAGATGAGGCCATAGCACGCTGTGAGCATGGCCACAGGCAGAATGAAGATGGCCAGGGTAGTCCAAGTGATGTAGGCCCGCAGGCCCCATGGGAAGCGGAAGTCTGCCCAGCAGTCCAGCACCCCGGAGCCCTGGATCACCTCTCGCAAGGAAAAAATGAAGACTTGAGGGAGACTGAGGACAGCGGCGAGCAACCAGGGAACAGcgatgagtgggtgggtggactGGCTGGGCTGCCGGAAGCTGCGTAGGGGGTGACAGACAGCCAGGTAGCGGTCCAGCGTCATGGCCAGCAGCATGTAGGTGGAGGCGAACATGCTGAGCACCTGCAGGTACTTGACAGTCCGGCAGAGGAAGTCGG from Ochotona princeps isolate mOchPri1 chromosome 10, mOchPri1.hap1, whole genome shotgun sequence encodes:
- the AVPR1B gene encoding vasopressin V1b receptor, with translation MVSGPPWGISPTPESTLSAPNATTPWLGRDEELAKVEIGVLATVLVLATGGNLAMLLILGRPGCKRSRMHLFVLHLALTDLGVALFQVLPQLLWDITYRFQGPDFLCRTVKYLQVLSMFASTYMLLAMTLDRYLAVCHPLRSFRQPSQSTHPLIAVPWLLAAVLSLPQVFIFSLREVIQGSGVLDCWADFRFPWGLRAYITWTTLAIFILPVAMLTACYGLICHEICKNLKVKTQAYRAEGRDWRAWDGTPPSAPPAAALGLPSRVSSVSTISRAKMRTVKMTSVIVLAYIACWAPFFSVQMWSVWDENAPDEDSTNVAFTISMLLGNLSSCCNPWIYMGFNRHLLPRTLQHLACCRPPRPLLRRQLSPSSLSSRRTTLLTHTSHTPALSFSLGRSPRPGESPKDSEQLDGEAATETSIF